In a genomic window of Xylophilus rhododendri:
- the htpX gene encoding protease HtpX, giving the protein MKRILLFVLTNLAIVVVLGIVASVLGVNRFLTANGLNLTALLGFALIMGFGGAFISLLISKPMAKWSSGVQVISQPRSPDEAWLLQTVQNLATKAGIGMPEVGVFEGEPNAFATGAFKNSALVAVSTGLLQGMTREEVEAVLGHEVAHIANGDMVTMTLIQGVMNTFVVFLSRVIGYAVDSFLRRGDDRSSGPGIGYYATTIVLDIVLGFAAAIIVAWFSRHREFRADAGAARLMGRRQPMVAALQRLGGMVPGQLPKNVEAMGITGSIGKLFATHPPLEERIAALQSAQG; this is encoded by the coding sequence ATGAAACGTATCCTCCTCTTCGTCCTCACCAACCTCGCGATCGTGGTGGTGCTGGGCATCGTCGCCAGCGTGCTCGGCGTCAACCGCTTCCTCACGGCCAACGGCCTGAACCTCACCGCCTTGCTGGGCTTCGCGCTCATCATGGGTTTCGGCGGCGCCTTCATATCGCTGCTCATCAGCAAGCCGATGGCCAAGTGGTCGTCCGGCGTGCAGGTCATCAGCCAGCCGCGTTCGCCCGACGAAGCCTGGCTGCTGCAGACCGTGCAGAACCTCGCCACCAAGGCCGGCATCGGCATGCCCGAGGTCGGCGTGTTCGAAGGCGAGCCCAATGCCTTCGCCACCGGCGCCTTCAAGAACTCCGCCCTCGTCGCGGTCTCCACCGGCCTGCTGCAGGGCATGACCCGTGAAGAAGTCGAGGCCGTGCTCGGCCACGAGGTGGCCCACATCGCCAACGGCGACATGGTCACCATGACGCTGATCCAGGGCGTGATGAACACCTTCGTGGTGTTCCTGTCGCGGGTCATCGGTTATGCGGTCGACAGCTTCCTGCGCCGCGGCGACGACCGGTCCTCGGGCCCCGGCATCGGCTACTACGCCACCACCATCGTGCTCGACATCGTGCTGGGCTTCGCCGCCGCCATCATCGTGGCCTGGTTCTCGCGCCACCGCGAGTTCCGCGCCGATGCCGGCGCCGCCCGCCTGATGGGCCGCCGCCAGCCCATGGTGGCCGCGCTGCAGCGCCTGGGCGGCATGGTGCCGGGCCAGCTGCCCAAGAACGTCGAGGCCATGGGCATCACCGGCAGCATCGGCAAGCTCTTCGCCACCCATCCGCCGCTGGAAGAGCGCATCGCCGCGCTGCAGTCCGCGCAGGGCTGA
- a CDS encoding DUF3025 domain-containing protein, translating to MSTPWPSLDWQAPWFAPWRGIGEPALAALAGGASVPDAMNAVAPAGVPRFVSPDALPPDQAYESFVHDSRSVPSRDNLHDCFNAIVWCLYPDTKRQLNRWQAAAIARDGIAGRRGPLRDAITLFDENGAVFSAPPVLLDALRSRDWRALFITHRQAWQQARLWLFGHALVEKLAAPRKDITAHVLCAQQGLADIAQTDAWLLSTLDETLLSAKPFSPLPVLGVPGWWPVQDEAFYDDAKVFRPARPANFSPYDGSHPQPSQGSIKTTTPANLRNGAA from the coding sequence TTGTCCACGCCCTGGCCGTCGCTGGACTGGCAGGCGCCCTGGTTCGCGCCCTGGCGCGGGATCGGTGAGCCGGCCCTGGCGGCGCTGGCCGGCGGCGCCTCGGTGCCCGATGCCATGAACGCCGTCGCACCGGCCGGCGTGCCGCGTTTCGTGTCGCCCGACGCATTGCCGCCGGACCAGGCCTACGAAAGTTTCGTGCACGACAGCCGCAGCGTGCCCAGCCGAGACAATCTGCACGACTGCTTCAACGCCATCGTCTGGTGCCTCTACCCGGACACCAAGCGCCAGCTCAACCGCTGGCAGGCCGCGGCCATCGCCCGAGACGGCATCGCCGGGCGGCGCGGTCCCTTGCGTGACGCGATCACCCTGTTCGACGAGAACGGCGCCGTGTTCAGTGCACCGCCGGTGCTGCTCGATGCGCTGCGGTCGCGCGACTGGCGGGCACTCTTCATCACGCACCGCCAGGCCTGGCAGCAAGCCCGGCTCTGGCTCTTCGGCCACGCCCTGGTCGAGAAACTCGCCGCCCCGCGCAAGGACATCACCGCCCATGTGCTGTGCGCCCAGCAGGGCCTGGCGGACATCGCGCAGACCGATGCCTGGCTGCTGTCCACGCTCGATGAAACCCTGCTTTCGGCCAAGCCCTTTTCACCCCTGCCGGTGCTCGGCGTGCCCGGCTGGTGGCCTGTTCAGGACGAGGCTTTCTACGACGATGCCAAGGTCTTCCGTCCGGCCCGGCCCGCGAACTTTTCCCCCTATGATGGCTCCCACCCCCAGCCCTCGCAGGGCAGCATAAAAACGACGACTCCAGCGAATCTGCGAAACGGCGCGGCTTGA
- the pyrC gene encoding dihydroorotase gives MTDASHAPTSITLVRPDDWHLHLRDGAALATTVPHAAAQFARAIVMPNLRPPVTTAQLAVEYRQRILDALPAGAAFEPLMTLYLTDRLPPEEIVRAKAAGVVALKLYPAGATTNSDAGVTDLRHAYPTLEAMQKAGMPLLVHGEVTDPSTDLFDREALFIDQKLIPLRRDFPELKIVMEHVTTREGAHYVRDAGPFTGATITPHHLLYNRNALFIGGIRPHYYCLPVLKREVHRLALVEAATSGSGRFFLGTDSAPHAAHLKEHAVGCAGCYVAHAAIELYAQAFERAGALDKLEAFASLNGPAFYGLQPNSERITLKREGWTVPESYPLGEATVKPLGAGETLDWAIARG, from the coding sequence ATGACCGACGCCTCCCACGCCCCCACCTCCATCACCCTGGTCCGCCCGGACGACTGGCACCTGCACCTGCGCGACGGCGCGGCGCTGGCCACCACCGTGCCGCATGCGGCAGCGCAGTTCGCGCGGGCCATCGTCATGCCCAACCTGCGCCCGCCGGTCACCACCGCGCAGCTGGCCGTCGAATACCGCCAGCGCATCCTCGATGCTCTGCCGGCCGGCGCCGCCTTCGAGCCGCTGATGACGCTCTATCTCACCGACCGCCTGCCGCCCGAGGAGATCGTGCGCGCCAAGGCGGCCGGCGTGGTCGCCCTCAAGCTCTACCCGGCCGGCGCCACCACCAACAGCGATGCCGGCGTGACCGACCTGCGCCATGCCTATCCCACGCTGGAAGCCATGCAGAAGGCCGGCATGCCGCTGCTGGTGCACGGCGAGGTCACCGATCCCAGCACCGACCTGTTCGACCGCGAAGCCCTCTTCATCGACCAGAAGCTGATCCCGCTGCGCCGCGACTTCCCCGAGCTGAAGATCGTGATGGAGCACGTCACCACCCGCGAAGGCGCCCACTACGTGCGCGACGCCGGCCCCTTCACCGGTGCCACCATCACGCCGCACCACCTGCTCTACAACCGCAACGCGCTGTTCATCGGCGGCATCCGCCCGCACTACTACTGCCTGCCGGTGTTGAAGCGCGAGGTGCACCGCCTGGCGCTGGTCGAGGCCGCCACCAGCGGCAGCGGCCGTTTCTTCCTGGGCACCGACAGCGCGCCGCACGCCGCCCATCTCAAGGAACATGCCGTGGGCTGCGCCGGCTGCTATGTGGCCCATGCCGCCATCGAGCTGTACGCCCAGGCCTTCGAGCGGGCCGGCGCGCTGGACAAACTCGAAGCCTTCGCCAGCCTCAACGGCCCGGCCTTCTACGGCCTGCAGCCCAACAGCGAACGCATCACCCTGAAGCGCGAAGGCTGGACGGTGCCCGAGAGTTATCCGCTCGGCGAAGCCACGGTCAAGCCGCTGGGCGCCGGCGAGACGCTGGACTGGGCCATCGCCCGCGGCTGA
- a CDS encoding TRAP transporter small permease, whose translation MSLPSESGAAPDDTIPALPDEITRVPLAIEDWATVIVMALLALITFANVLVRYFTSTSFAWTEEFSVFLMIVLALVGGSAAVARDRHIRIEYFAEAGSMARRRGLARFGALMVALLFFIVTVTSVRMVWDDYRFGETSPGIGVPQWWYSIWLPLIALGITLRALGLFVRRGQRGDESA comes from the coding sequence ATGTCCCTGCCTTCCGAGTCCGGCGCCGCGCCCGACGACACCATCCCCGCCCTCCCCGACGAGATCACCCGCGTGCCCCTGGCCATCGAGGACTGGGCCACCGTCATCGTCATGGCGCTGCTGGCGCTGATCACCTTCGCCAACGTGCTGGTGCGCTACTTCACCAGCACCTCGTTCGCGTGGACCGAAGAGTTCTCGGTGTTCCTGATGATCGTGCTGGCCCTGGTCGGCGGCTCGGCCGCGGTGGCGCGCGACCGGCACATCCGCATCGAGTACTTCGCCGAGGCCGGCTCGATGGCACGCCGGCGCGGGCTCGCGCGTTTCGGGGCGCTGATGGTGGCCCTGCTCTTCTTCATCGTCACCGTGACCAGCGTGCGGATGGTGTGGGACGACTACCGCTTCGGCGAGACCTCGCCCGGCATCGGCGTGCCGCAGTGGTGGTATTCGATCTGGCTGCCGCTGATTGCGTTGGGCATCACGCTGCGCGCCCTCGGCCTGTTCGTGCGGCGCGGACAGCGCGGGGACGAGTCCGCATGA
- a CDS encoding TRAP transporter large permease, with translation MIATLLFTAFILMMLAGVPIGAALGLAGAAAIAVANLGTQWFGLLAVPQNFYAGLGKYPLLAIPMFVLVGSIFDRSGVALRLVNFAIAIVGRGPGMLPMVAILVAMFLGGISGSGPANAAAVGGVMIAAMSRAGYPRAFSASVVGAAAATDILIPPSVAFIVYSVLVPGASVPALFAAGMIPGLLAGVALIVPAVWMARRHGMGALESSLPRPAFWKSAREAVWGLAAPVVILGGMRAGWFTPTEAAVVAVFYGLFVGMVIHRTIRVRDLFVILRESGELSAVILLVVSLAGIFAYSLSTLGVIDPITNAIVHSGLGEYGVLALLILMLITVGMFLDGVSIFLIFVPLLWPIVQYYHWDPVWFGVILTLKVALGQFTPPLAVNLMVSCRIAGVRMEETVRWVGWMLFAMFLVMVAVIAFPQLALWLPARLGY, from the coding sequence ATGATCGCCACCCTGCTCTTCACCGCCTTCATCCTGATGATGCTGGCCGGCGTGCCGATCGGCGCGGCGCTGGGCCTGGCCGGGGCCGCCGCCATCGCCGTGGCCAACCTGGGCACGCAGTGGTTCGGCCTGCTGGCCGTGCCGCAGAACTTCTATGCGGGCCTGGGCAAGTACCCGCTGCTGGCGATTCCGATGTTCGTGCTGGTGGGCTCGATCTTCGACCGCTCGGGCGTGGCCCTGCGGCTGGTGAACTTCGCCATCGCCATCGTCGGGCGCGGCCCGGGCATGCTGCCGATGGTGGCGATCCTGGTCGCCATGTTCCTGGGCGGCATCTCGGGCTCGGGGCCGGCCAATGCGGCGGCCGTCGGCGGCGTGATGATCGCGGCCATGTCGCGCGCCGGCTATCCGCGCGCCTTCTCGGCCAGCGTGGTGGGCGCGGCGGCGGCCACCGACATCCTGATCCCGCCCTCGGTGGCCTTCATCGTCTATTCGGTGCTGGTGCCCGGCGCCTCGGTGCCGGCGCTGTTCGCCGCCGGCATGATCCCCGGCCTGCTGGCCGGCGTGGCGCTGATCGTGCCGGCCGTGTGGATGGCCCGGCGCCACGGCATGGGCGCGCTGGAATCCTCGCTGCCGCGCCCGGCCTTCTGGAAGAGCGCGCGAGAGGCCGTCTGGGGCCTGGCGGCGCCGGTGGTGATCCTGGGCGGCATGCGCGCGGGCTGGTTTACGCCCACCGAGGCGGCCGTGGTGGCGGTGTTCTACGGGCTGTTCGTGGGCATGGTGATCCACCGCACGATCCGGGTGCGCGACCTGTTCGTGATCCTGCGCGAGTCGGGCGAGCTGTCGGCCGTGATCCTGCTGGTGGTGTCGCTGGCCGGGATCTTTGCCTATTCGCTTTCCACGCTGGGGGTGATCGATCCGATCACCAACGCCATCGTGCACTCGGGCCTGGGCGAATACGGCGTGCTGGCGCTGCTGATCCTGATGCTGATCACGGTGGGCATGTTCCTCGACGGCGTGTCCATCTTCCTGATCTTCGTGCCCCTGCTCTGGCCCATCGTGCAGTACTACCACTGGGACCCGGTGTGGTTCGGCGTGATCCTCACCCTGAAGGTGGCGCTGGGCCAGTTCACGCCGCCGCTGGCGGTCAACCTGATGGTGTCCTGCCGCATCGCCGGCGTGCGCATGGAGGAGACCGTGCGCTGGGTGGGCTGGATGCTGTTCGCGATGTTCCTGGTGATGGTGGCGGTGATCGCCTTCCCGCAGCTGGCGCTGTGGCTGCCCGCCAGGCTGGGCTACTGA
- a CDS encoding DctP family TRAP transporter solute-binding subunit has protein sequence MTFRRSILALALAASVMGPALDAAAQVPANYKAEYKMSLVLGPAYPWGKGGEIWANLVKERTQGRINIKLYPGTSLVQGDQTREFTALRQGVIDLAVGSTINWSPQVKQLNLFALPFLMPDFAAVDALTQGEVGKEIFAAVDKAGALPLAWGENGFREISNGKRAIQSPEDLKGLKIRVVGSPLFLETMTALGANPTQMSWADAQPALASGAVDGQENPMAVYMAAKLHTVGQKYLTLWGYVADPLIFVVNKDVWASWTPADQAIVKQAAVDAGKEEIGIARKGLVEADKPLVKELTGLGVTVTQLTPAQHEAFTKATKPVYDKWKATVGPDLVAKAEKAIAARQK, from the coding sequence ATGACCTTCCGCCGTTCCATTCTTGCCCTGGCCCTGGCCGCATCCGTGATGGGTCCGGCGCTCGACGCCGCCGCCCAGGTGCCGGCCAACTACAAGGCCGAATACAAGATGTCCCTGGTGCTCGGCCCGGCCTACCCCTGGGGCAAGGGCGGCGAGATCTGGGCCAACCTGGTCAAGGAGCGCACCCAGGGCCGCATCAACATCAAGCTGTATCCGGGCACCTCGCTGGTCCAGGGCGACCAGACCCGCGAGTTCACCGCGCTGCGCCAGGGCGTGATCGACCTGGCCGTGGGCTCGACCATCAACTGGTCGCCGCAGGTCAAGCAGCTCAACCTGTTCGCCCTGCCCTTCCTGATGCCCGATTTCGCGGCGGTCGATGCGCTGACCCAGGGCGAGGTCGGCAAGGAGATCTTCGCGGCGGTGGACAAGGCCGGCGCGCTGCCGCTGGCCTGGGGCGAGAACGGTTTCCGCGAGATCAGCAACGGCAAGCGGGCCATCCAGTCGCCGGAAGACCTGAAGGGCCTGAAGATCCGCGTGGTCGGCTCGCCGCTGTTCCTGGAGACCATGACCGCCCTGGGCGCCAACCCCACCCAGATGAGCTGGGCCGATGCCCAGCCGGCCCTGGCTAGCGGCGCGGTCGACGGGCAGGAGAACCCGATGGCCGTCTACATGGCCGCCAAGCTGCACACCGTGGGCCAGAAGTACCTGACGCTGTGGGGCTACGTGGCCGATCCGCTGATCTTCGTGGTCAACAAGGATGTGTGGGCCAGCTGGACGCCGGCCGACCAGGCCATCGTGAAGCAGGCGGCGGTGGACGCGGGCAAGGAAGAGATCGGCATCGCCCGCAAGGGCCTGGTCGAGGCCGACAAGCCCCTGGTCAAGGAGCTGACCGGCCTGGGCGTGACGGTGACGCAGCTCACGCCCGCCCAGCACGAGGCCTTCACCAAGGCCACCAAGCCGGTCTACGACAAGTGGAAGGCCACGGTGGGCCCGGACCTGGTCGCCAAGGCCGAGAAGGCGATCGCTGCGCGCCAGAAGTAG
- a CDS encoding extracellular catalytic domain type 2 short-chain-length polyhydroxyalkanoate depolymerase has product MAFAASDPLPGLGTDPAKNTVSGLSSGAFMATQFGVAYAKEIQGVGIVAGGPFFCSGIGGFGAERFIQNATTNCLNPVGPAPSGKAAWKEARSLAEKHEIDSTDHIARQRIYIFTGGHDTVVSPRVVEQTQLFYEAAGVPARQIRFVSFPGAGHALVTANGSDLACAANTSPNLNNCGFVQAHDILRWLYGDKLKEPAERLGGSWVSFDQTEFIREAFRQIQEKDPKRYIGLAETGHAYIPAACREKNSACRTHVVFHGCFQQEQLLGDRFYRTGGYNELADTNGIVVLYPQTVSSARNPQGCWDFWGYSSKNPAAPDFYTRRGPQMLAIDAMLRRLNSAPRSH; this is encoded by the coding sequence ATGGCTTTCGCAGCTTCCGATCCGCTGCCCGGCCTGGGGACGGATCCTGCGAAGAACACGGTGTCAGGCCTGTCTTCGGGCGCCTTCATGGCCACCCAGTTCGGCGTGGCCTACGCCAAGGAGATCCAGGGGGTGGGCATCGTCGCCGGCGGGCCGTTCTTTTGCAGCGGCATCGGCGGTTTCGGTGCCGAGCGGTTCATCCAGAACGCCACCACCAATTGCCTGAATCCGGTGGGTCCGGCACCGTCCGGCAAGGCCGCGTGGAAAGAGGCCCGATCGCTGGCGGAGAAACACGAGATCGACAGCACCGACCACATCGCCCGCCAGCGCATCTACATCTTCACCGGCGGCCACGACACCGTCGTCAGCCCGCGTGTGGTGGAGCAGACCCAGCTGTTCTACGAGGCCGCCGGCGTGCCCGCCCGGCAGATCCGTTTCGTGAGTTTTCCCGGCGCCGGCCATGCACTGGTGACGGCCAACGGCAGCGACCTGGCCTGCGCCGCCAACACCTCGCCCAACCTCAACAACTGCGGCTTCGTGCAGGCCCACGACATCCTGCGCTGGCTCTACGGCGACAAGCTTAAGGAGCCGGCCGAACGCCTGGGCGGCAGCTGGGTCAGCTTCGACCAGACCGAGTTCATCCGCGAGGCCTTCAGGCAGATCCAGGAAAAGGACCCGAAGCGCTACATCGGCCTGGCGGAGACCGGCCATGCCTACATCCCCGCCGCGTGCCGGGAGAAGAACAGCGCCTGCCGCACCCATGTGGTGTTTCACGGCTGCTTCCAGCAGGAGCAGCTGCTGGGCGACCGCTTCTACCGCACCGGCGGCTACAACGAACTCGCCGACACCAACGGCATCGTGGTGCTCTACCCGCAGACCGTGAGCAGCGCCCGCAATCCCCAGGGCTGCTGGGACTTCTGGGGCTACAGCAGCAAGAATCCCGCGGCGCCGGATTTCTATACCCGGCGCGGCCCGCAGATGCTGGCGATAGACGCCATGCTGCGCCGGCTCAACAGCGCTCCCCGATCCCACTAG
- a CDS encoding amino acid ABC transporter ATP-binding protein — translation MIEIKNVSKWYGPVQVLNDCSVNINKGDVVVVCGPSGSGKSTLIKTVNALEPIQKGEITVNGTKVSDPKTNLPKLRSKVGMVFQHFELFPHLSVTENLTIAQVKVLGRSLDEAKTRGLKMLDRVGLMAHKDKFPGQLSGGQQQRVAIARALSMDPNVMLFDEPTSALDPEMVGEVLDVMVGLAKEGMTMMVVTHEMGFARKVANRVIFIDVGGRILEDCTKEDFFGNIEARQPRTKDFLNKILSH, via the coding sequence ATGATCGAAATCAAGAACGTCTCCAAGTGGTACGGCCCGGTGCAGGTGCTCAACGACTGCTCGGTGAACATCAACAAGGGCGATGTGGTGGTGGTGTGCGGGCCTTCGGGCTCGGGCAAGTCCACGCTGATCAAGACGGTCAACGCGCTGGAGCCGATCCAGAAGGGCGAGATCACCGTCAACGGCACCAAGGTGAGCGACCCCAAGACCAACCTGCCCAAGCTGCGCAGCAAGGTCGGCATGGTGTTCCAGCACTTCGAACTGTTCCCGCACCTGTCGGTGACCGAAAACCTGACCATCGCCCAGGTCAAGGTGCTGGGCCGCAGCCTCGATGAAGCCAAGACCCGCGGCCTGAAGATGCTCGACCGGGTGGGCCTGATGGCGCACAAGGACAAGTTCCCCGGCCAGCTCTCCGGCGGTCAGCAGCAGCGCGTGGCGATCGCCCGCGCGCTGTCGATGGACCCGAACGTGATGCTGTTCGACGAACCCACCTCCGCGCTCGACCCCGAGATGGTCGGCGAAGTGCTCGACGTGATGGTCGGCCTGGCCAAGGAAGGCATGACCATGATGGTCGTGACCCACGAGATGGGCTTCGCCCGCAAGGTGGCCAACCGGGTGATCTTCATCGACGTGGGCGGCCGCATCCTGGAGGACTGCACCAAGGAGGACTTCTTCGGCAACATCGAAGCCCGCCAGCCGCGCACCAAGGACTTCCTCAACAAGATCCTCAGCCACTGA
- a CDS encoding amino acid ABC transporter permease: MLHLDFSFYKWDVISNFILKGIGFSITLTFVSTVGGVIFGTLLALMRLSGNKLLIAPATFYVNGMRSVPLVMVILWFFLLVPFLIGRPIGAEVSAYVTFIAFEAAYFSEIMRAGIQSISRGQVNAGMAVGMTYGQNMRLVVLPQAFRNMLPVLLTQTIVLFQDTSLVYAIGAYDMLKGFETAGKNYGRPIEAYLLAAVVYFVICFALAYSVKRLHKKIAIIR, translated from the coding sequence ATGTTGCACCTCGACTTTTCCTTCTACAAATGGGACGTCATCAGCAACTTCATCCTGAAAGGGATCGGGTTCAGCATCACGCTCACCTTTGTCTCCACCGTCGGTGGCGTGATCTTCGGGACGCTGCTGGCGCTGATGCGCCTGTCGGGCAACAAGCTGCTGATCGCACCGGCCACCTTCTATGTCAACGGCATGCGCAGCGTTCCGCTGGTGATGGTGATCCTGTGGTTCTTCCTGCTGGTGCCCTTCCTGATCGGCCGGCCGATCGGCGCGGAGGTGTCGGCCTACGTCACCTTCATCGCCTTCGAGGCCGCCTACTTCAGCGAGATCATGCGGGCGGGCATCCAGTCCATCTCGCGCGGCCAGGTCAATGCCGGCATGGCTGTGGGCATGACCTACGGCCAGAACATGCGCCTGGTGGTGCTGCCGCAGGCCTTCCGCAACATGCTGCCGGTGCTGCTGACGCAGACCATCGTGCTGTTCCAGGACACCTCGCTGGTCTATGCCATCGGCGCCTACGACATGCTCAAGGGCTTCGAGACCGCGGGCAAGAACTACGGCCGGCCGATCGAGGCCTATCTGCTGGCCGCCGTCGTCTATTTCGTGATCTGCTTCGCGCTGGCCTACTCGGTCAAACGCCTGCACAAGAAGATCGCCATCATCCGCTGA
- a CDS encoding amino acid ABC transporter permease, with the protein MGSSWDWEVFLRDPGGADPTYWQWMLSCWGWTVSVSLLALVLALVVGTLVGILRTLPDKPWAVRLGTFWVEGFRNIPLLVQIFIWYHVIPALVPAMKSLSSFVLVVLALGFFTSARIAEQVRSGIQTLPRGQRYAGMAMGFTTFQYYRYVLLPMAFRIIIPPLTSEAMNIFKNSSVAFAVSVTELTWFAIQVGEETSRPIEIYMGVTALYVISAFAINRIMAFIEKRTRIPGLVAASGGGH; encoded by the coding sequence ATGGGATCGAGTTGGGACTGGGAGGTCTTTCTGCGAGACCCGGGCGGGGCGGACCCCACCTATTGGCAATGGATGCTGTCGTGCTGGGGCTGGACGGTTTCCGTCTCGCTGCTGGCACTGGTGCTGGCCCTGGTGGTCGGCACCCTGGTCGGCATCCTGCGGACCTTGCCCGACAAGCCCTGGGCCGTGCGCCTGGGCACGTTCTGGGTCGAGGGCTTTCGCAACATTCCGCTGCTGGTGCAGATCTTCATCTGGTACCACGTCATCCCGGCGCTGGTGCCGGCGATGAAGTCGCTCTCCAGCTTCGTGCTGGTGGTGCTGGCGCTGGGCTTCTTCACCTCGGCGCGTATCGCCGAGCAGGTGCGTTCGGGCATCCAGACCCTGCCGCGCGGCCAGCGCTACGCAGGCATGGCGATGGGCTTCACCACCTTCCAGTACTACCGCTACGTGCTGCTGCCGATGGCCTTCCGCATCATCATTCCGCCGCTCACCAGCGAGGCGATGAACATCTTCAAGAACTCCTCGGTGGCCTTCGCCGTGTCGGTGACCGAGCTGACCTGGTTCGCCATCCAGGTGGGTGAGGAAACCTCGCGTCCGATCGAGATCTACATGGGCGTGACCGCGCTCTACGTGATCTCGGCCTTCGCCATCAACCGCATCATGGCCTTCATCGAAAAACGTACCCGCATCCCGGGCCTGGTCGCTGCCAGCGGAGGCGGACACTGA
- a CDS encoding amino acid ABC transporter substrate-binding protein has protein sequence MKKQLLTLAILAAATGAMAQSNDTLAKIKSSGSITQGVRESSGALAYTLGNGVYTGFHYEVCANIIKDLRRQLGLSSLEIKYQPVTSANRIPLVKNGTVDLECGSTTNDRSRQKEVAFANTLYVEEVRIAVKANSPIKSIADLGGKTVATTTGTTSVQLIRQNKRASGLEFKEVTGKDHADSFLLLESGRADAFVMDGQILAGNISKSKAPKDFKILPDVLSVEPIAIMIRKDDPAFKKAVDDSIAAQVKSGEIAKLYDKWFMQPIPPTNTPVGLPASAATKAAWASLNDKPKEDYPQQ, from the coding sequence ATGAAGAAGCAACTGTTGACGCTCGCCATCCTGGCAGCCGCCACCGGCGCCATGGCCCAGAGCAACGACACGCTGGCCAAGATCAAGTCCTCGGGCTCCATCACCCAGGGCGTGCGTGAATCCTCCGGTGCCCTGGCCTACACGCTGGGCAATGGTGTCTATACCGGCTTCCACTACGAGGTCTGCGCCAACATCATCAAGGACCTGCGCCGCCAGCTCGGCCTGAGCTCGCTGGAGATCAAGTACCAGCCCGTCACCTCGGCCAACCGCATCCCGCTCGTGAAGAACGGCACGGTCGACCTGGAGTGCGGCTCCACCACCAACGACCGTTCGCGTCAGAAGGAAGTGGCCTTCGCCAACACCCTGTACGTTGAGGAAGTGCGTATCGCGGTCAAGGCCAACTCGCCGATCAAGTCGATCGCCGACCTGGGCGGCAAGACCGTCGCCACCACCACCGGCACCACCTCGGTCCAGCTGATCCGCCAGAACAAGCGCGCCAGCGGCCTGGAGTTCAAGGAAGTCACCGGCAAGGACCACGCAGACAGCTTCCTGCTGCTCGAGTCCGGCCGTGCCGACGCCTTCGTGATGGACGGCCAGATCCTGGCCGGCAACATCAGCAAGTCCAAGGCTCCGAAGGACTTCAAGATCCTGCCGGACGTCCTGTCGGTCGAGCCGATCGCCATCATGATCCGCAAGGACGACCCGGCCTTCAAGAAGGCTGTGGACGACAGCATCGCCGCACAGGTCAAGAGCGGCGAGATCGCCAAGCTCTACGACAAGTGGTTCATGCAGCCGATCCCGCCGACCAACACGCCGGTCGGCCTGCCGGCTTCCGCCGCCACCAAGGCAGCCTGGGCCAGCCTGAACGACAAGCCCAAGGAAGACTACCCGCAGCAGTAA